In the Dioscorea cayenensis subsp. rotundata cultivar TDr96_F1 chromosome 12, TDr96_F1_v2_PseudoChromosome.rev07_lg8_w22 25.fasta, whole genome shotgun sequence genome, one interval contains:
- the LOC120273335 gene encoding two-component response regulator-like PRR37 isoform X1: protein MGNNNQMNSNGAGEEAPMEANQEMHDEPKDIRGIDLERQGILEEDETKINDSAKYVKDFPKGDIAQPQQPPLLGPIVHWERFLPVRSLNVLLVESDDSTRQLVSALLRNCSYEVTAAADAFQAWRILEDLTNRVDLILTEVNIPGLSGIGLLCKIMSHRMCKNIPVIMMSSNDSVGTVFKCLSKGAVDFLVKPIRKNELKNLWQHVWRRCHSSSGSGSESGIQHQKSIKSKSPVDSDDNTDSNDEDDNGSFGQNLRDGSDNVSGTQSSWTKHAVEDDSPQQMSPSDPLADPYDSTCAQVIHSKQGMPKSTNQGCQEQREAADKNSSGKDLEKGAPQNPDGERIPYSTEKASSVTGASMERLPECNPKVEMNENVMFENVPGRESSNASCGPVTPVAGLIGGIADNCESRLANRLPDTPDGFSKISKCKDKANEHSKELPTLELSLKRLRSSGDVDDHNILRHSDLSAFSRYNSPNSQTPRGRGASSSNPHDTSEEIKSESTYSMLNTVALKQGSNGSSNNNDMGSTTKDAFTKLPAHKEKIASTAAAKTIYPSTLHHTPHRPSSNQPPIQEKVDDVAAQAMAGQVRGVQHEIQVQHHHHHYHHHHHHLHSRQEQQPVPPSDRDDISLNNMVTTAPQCGSSNMFPGSMEINAMNYSLNGSASGSNHMSNGHNGNSKAVNAGVKNMDCDAGVAANGEAGGTSLVDQNRFSQREVALNKFRQKRKERNFGKKVRYQSRKRLAEQRPRVRGQFVRRTTHEHTSREGSS, encoded by the exons ATGGGAAACAACAATCAAATGAATTCTAATGGGGCTGGAGAAGAAGCCCCCATGGAAGCTAACCAAGAAATGCATGATGAGCCCAAGGATATCAGAGGTATTGATCTGGAGAGGCAGGGTATTTTAGAAGAAGATGAGACCAAGATAAATGATTCTGCTAAATATGTCAAAGATTTTCCTAAAGGAGATATTGCGCAGCCACAGCAGCCTCCACTTCTGGGACCCATTGTTCACTGGGAGAGATTTCTTCCTGTGAGATCCCTCAATGTCTTGCTTGTGGAAAGTGATGATTCAACCCGCCAACTGGTCAGTGCCTTACTTCGTAACTGTAGCTATGAAG TTACTGCTGCAGCTGATGCATTCCAAGCTTGGAGAATCTTAGAAGATTTGACTAATCGAGTTGATCTAATACTGACTGAGGTGAATATACCGGGCTTATCTGGAATTGGTCTACTTTGCAAGATCATGAGTCATAGAATGTGCAAGAATATTCCTGTGATTA TGATGTCATCAAATGATTCAGTGGGCACTGTCTTTAAATGTTTATCTAAAGGTGCAGTTGACTTTTTAGTGAAGCCTATCCGGAAGAACGAGCTTAAAAACCTTTGGCAGCATGTTTGGAGGAGATGCCACAGT TCAAGTGGTAGTGGAAGTGAAAGTGGCATACAACACCAAAAGTCTATCAAGTCAAAGAGTCCTGTTGATTCTGATGATAATACTGACAGCAATGATGAGGATGATAATGGTAGCTTTGGGCAGAATTTAAGGGATGGAAGTGATAATGTGAGTGGAACCCAG AGTTCTTGGACAAAGCATGCAGTTGAAGATGATAGTCCTCAACAAATGTCTCCATCAGATCCTTTGGCAGATCCGTATGATAGTACTTGTGCACAGGTCATTCACTCCAAGCAAGGCATGCCCAAGTCTACCAACCAAGGGTGTCAAGAACAAAGGGAAGCTGCTG ACAAAAATTCCTCAGGAAAAGACCTGGAAAAGGGGGCACCTCAGAATCCTGATGGAGAACGGATTCCTTATTCAACTGAAAAAGCCTCTAGTGTGACAGGTGCAAGCATGGAAAGATTGCCTGAATGCAATCCAAAGGTAGAAATGAATGAGAACGTAATGTTTGAGAATGTACCAGGACGAGAGAGCAGCAATGCTTCTTGTGGACCAGTTACGCCAGTTGCTGGTCTAATTGGTGGGATTGCTGATAATTGTGAGTCACGCCTCGCAAACAGACTTCCTGATACTCCTGATGGCTtctccaaaatctcaaaatgcaAGGATAAAGCTAATGAACATTCCAAGGAGTTGCCTACTCTTGAGCTGAGTTTGAAGAGGTTAAGATCAAGTGGTGATGTTGATGATCACAATATTTTGCGACATTCAGATCTTTCGGCATTCTCAAG ATATAATAGTCCCAACTCTCAAACTCCTAGGGGACGTGGTGCTAGTTCTTCTAACCCACATGATACCTCAGAGGAGATAAAGTCAGAATCTACATATAGCATGTTAAATACTGTCGCTTTGAAACAAGGTTCAAATGGCAGTAGTAATAACAATGACATGGGTTCCACTACTAAGGATGCATTCACCAAGCTGCCAGCACATAAGGAAAAGATCGCCTCCACAGCAGCAGCCAAGACCATTTACCCCTCAACCTTACACCACACCCCACATCGGCCTTCCTCTAATCAGCCACCAATCCAGGAAAAAGTTGATGATGTGGCTGCACAAGCAATGGCAGGACAGGTAAGGGGTGTACAACATGAGATCCAGGtgcagcatcaccatcaccattatcatcaccatcaccaccatctTCACAGCAGGCAGGAGCAGCAACCGGTGCCTCCGTCTGATCGTGATGACATATCTCTCAATAACATGGTGACAACTGCCCCGCAATGTGGGTCATCAAATATGTTTCCTGGATCGATGGAGATCAATGCAATGAACTATAGTCTAAATGGGAGTGCATCAGGCAGTAATCATATGAGCAATGGTCATAATGGAAATAGTAAAGCTGTAAATGCTGGAGTGAAGAATATGGATTGTGATGCTGGTGTTGCAGCAAATGGTGAGGCTGGAGGCACCAGTTTAGTTGATCAGAATAGGTTCTCACAGAGAGAAGTGGCATTGAACAAATTCCGtcagaaaaggaaagaaaggaacTTTGGAAAGAAG GTCCGATATCAAAGTCGGAAAAGGCTTGCAGAGCAAAGGCCACGTGTACGGGGACAATTTGTGCGGCGAACTACACATGAGCACACCAGTCGGGAAGGAAGCAGCTGA
- the LOC120273335 gene encoding two-component response regulator-like PRR37 isoform X2, whose protein sequence is MGNNNQMNSNGAGEEAPMEANQEMHDEPKDIRGIDLERQGILEEDETKINDSAKYVKDFPKGDIAQPQQPPLLGPIVHWERFLPVRSLNVLLVESDDSTRQLVSALLRNCSYEVTAAADAFQAWRILEDLTNRVDLILTEVNIPGLSGIGLLCKIMSHRMCKNIPVIMMSSNDSVGTVFKCLSKGAVDFLVKPIRKNELKNLWQHVWRRCHSSSGSGSESGIQHQKSIKSKSPVDSDDNTDSNDEDDNGSFGQNLRDGSDNSSWTKHAVEDDSPQQMSPSDPLADPYDSTCAQVIHSKQGMPKSTNQGCQEQREAADKNSSGKDLEKGAPQNPDGERIPYSTEKASSVTGASMERLPECNPKVEMNENVMFENVPGRESSNASCGPVTPVAGLIGGIADNCESRLANRLPDTPDGFSKISKCKDKANEHSKELPTLELSLKRLRSSGDVDDHNILRHSDLSAFSRYNSPNSQTPRGRGASSSNPHDTSEEIKSESTYSMLNTVALKQGSNGSSNNNDMGSTTKDAFTKLPAHKEKIASTAAAKTIYPSTLHHTPHRPSSNQPPIQEKVDDVAAQAMAGQVRGVQHEIQVQHHHHHYHHHHHHLHSRQEQQPVPPSDRDDISLNNMVTTAPQCGSSNMFPGSMEINAMNYSLNGSASGSNHMSNGHNGNSKAVNAGVKNMDCDAGVAANGEAGGTSLVDQNRFSQREVALNKFRQKRKERNFGKKVRYQSRKRLAEQRPRVRGQFVRRTTHEHTSREGSS, encoded by the exons ATGGGAAACAACAATCAAATGAATTCTAATGGGGCTGGAGAAGAAGCCCCCATGGAAGCTAACCAAGAAATGCATGATGAGCCCAAGGATATCAGAGGTATTGATCTGGAGAGGCAGGGTATTTTAGAAGAAGATGAGACCAAGATAAATGATTCTGCTAAATATGTCAAAGATTTTCCTAAAGGAGATATTGCGCAGCCACAGCAGCCTCCACTTCTGGGACCCATTGTTCACTGGGAGAGATTTCTTCCTGTGAGATCCCTCAATGTCTTGCTTGTGGAAAGTGATGATTCAACCCGCCAACTGGTCAGTGCCTTACTTCGTAACTGTAGCTATGAAG TTACTGCTGCAGCTGATGCATTCCAAGCTTGGAGAATCTTAGAAGATTTGACTAATCGAGTTGATCTAATACTGACTGAGGTGAATATACCGGGCTTATCTGGAATTGGTCTACTTTGCAAGATCATGAGTCATAGAATGTGCAAGAATATTCCTGTGATTA TGATGTCATCAAATGATTCAGTGGGCACTGTCTTTAAATGTTTATCTAAAGGTGCAGTTGACTTTTTAGTGAAGCCTATCCGGAAGAACGAGCTTAAAAACCTTTGGCAGCATGTTTGGAGGAGATGCCACAGT TCAAGTGGTAGTGGAAGTGAAAGTGGCATACAACACCAAAAGTCTATCAAGTCAAAGAGTCCTGTTGATTCTGATGATAATACTGACAGCAATGATGAGGATGATAATGGTAGCTTTGGGCAGAATTTAAGGGATGGAAGTGATAAT AGTTCTTGGACAAAGCATGCAGTTGAAGATGATAGTCCTCAACAAATGTCTCCATCAGATCCTTTGGCAGATCCGTATGATAGTACTTGTGCACAGGTCATTCACTCCAAGCAAGGCATGCCCAAGTCTACCAACCAAGGGTGTCAAGAACAAAGGGAAGCTGCTG ACAAAAATTCCTCAGGAAAAGACCTGGAAAAGGGGGCACCTCAGAATCCTGATGGAGAACGGATTCCTTATTCAACTGAAAAAGCCTCTAGTGTGACAGGTGCAAGCATGGAAAGATTGCCTGAATGCAATCCAAAGGTAGAAATGAATGAGAACGTAATGTTTGAGAATGTACCAGGACGAGAGAGCAGCAATGCTTCTTGTGGACCAGTTACGCCAGTTGCTGGTCTAATTGGTGGGATTGCTGATAATTGTGAGTCACGCCTCGCAAACAGACTTCCTGATACTCCTGATGGCTtctccaaaatctcaaaatgcaAGGATAAAGCTAATGAACATTCCAAGGAGTTGCCTACTCTTGAGCTGAGTTTGAAGAGGTTAAGATCAAGTGGTGATGTTGATGATCACAATATTTTGCGACATTCAGATCTTTCGGCATTCTCAAG ATATAATAGTCCCAACTCTCAAACTCCTAGGGGACGTGGTGCTAGTTCTTCTAACCCACATGATACCTCAGAGGAGATAAAGTCAGAATCTACATATAGCATGTTAAATACTGTCGCTTTGAAACAAGGTTCAAATGGCAGTAGTAATAACAATGACATGGGTTCCACTACTAAGGATGCATTCACCAAGCTGCCAGCACATAAGGAAAAGATCGCCTCCACAGCAGCAGCCAAGACCATTTACCCCTCAACCTTACACCACACCCCACATCGGCCTTCCTCTAATCAGCCACCAATCCAGGAAAAAGTTGATGATGTGGCTGCACAAGCAATGGCAGGACAGGTAAGGGGTGTACAACATGAGATCCAGGtgcagcatcaccatcaccattatcatcaccatcaccaccatctTCACAGCAGGCAGGAGCAGCAACCGGTGCCTCCGTCTGATCGTGATGACATATCTCTCAATAACATGGTGACAACTGCCCCGCAATGTGGGTCATCAAATATGTTTCCTGGATCGATGGAGATCAATGCAATGAACTATAGTCTAAATGGGAGTGCATCAGGCAGTAATCATATGAGCAATGGTCATAATGGAAATAGTAAAGCTGTAAATGCTGGAGTGAAGAATATGGATTGTGATGCTGGTGTTGCAGCAAATGGTGAGGCTGGAGGCACCAGTTTAGTTGATCAGAATAGGTTCTCACAGAGAGAAGTGGCATTGAACAAATTCCGtcagaaaaggaaagaaaggaacTTTGGAAAGAAG GTCCGATATCAAAGTCGGAAAAGGCTTGCAGAGCAAAGGCCACGTGTACGGGGACAATTTGTGCGGCGAACTACACATGAGCACACCAGTCGGGAAGGAAGCAGCTGA